From the genome of Deinococcus sp. JMULE3, one region includes:
- a CDS encoding ubiquinol-cytochrome c reductase iron-sulfur subunit, with the protein MSDPAPTPPRARRVTRRALLERWWLLPVAGTAGTFGYMGWYATRVTLGKRTPGEPAFEAAPPQRVAALADLGADWAEVTFTYAGRPCTLLRLPVATRGSLAVPGGHLAGFSRVCTHLGCNVNLVRDAEVLAFAFNYRAPGGQEHPQLGCRCHYSVFDPLKAGEAVFGKALAPLPRVRLELRGADVWATGIEAAPEYTG; encoded by the coding sequence GTGAGCGACCCCGCGCCCACCCCCCCACGGGCGCGCCGCGTGACGCGCCGGGCGCTGCTGGAACGCTGGTGGCTGCTACCGGTCGCCGGAACGGCCGGAACCTTCGGGTACATGGGCTGGTACGCCACCCGCGTCACGTTGGGCAAACGCACGCCCGGCGAGCCCGCCTTCGAGGCGGCGCCGCCGCAGCGCGTGGCGGCCCTGGCCGACCTGGGCGCCGACTGGGCCGAGGTGACCTTCACGTACGCCGGGCGGCCCTGCACGCTGCTGCGCCTCCCCGTCGCCACTCGGGGGTCGCTGGCGGTGCCGGGCGGGCATCTGGCGGGCTTCTCGCGGGTGTGCACGCACCTGGGCTGCAACGTGAACCTCGTGCGGGACGCCGAGGTGCTGGCCTTCGCGTTCAACTACCGCGCGCCCGGCGGGCAGGAGCACCCGCAGCTGGGCTGCCGCTGCCACTACTCGGTGTTCGACCCCCTGAAGGCGGGCGAGGCGGTGTTCGGCAAGGCCCTGGCACCCCTGCCCCGCGTGCGGCTGGAGCTGCGCGGCGCGGACGTCTGGGCGACCGGGATCGAGGCGGCGCCCGAGTACACCGGATAA
- a CDS encoding GNAT family N-acetyltransferase produces the protein MTELVPFTRGDLQAAAGVVEATARHQEALGRTLWPPASVTPERLARHYPAPTWHVAWRGGAAVGAFSLLESDPPFWPDDPPGEALYLHKLAVHPACQGQGLAHTLLEHAVQVTRASGRPWLKLDTAASRPALRRLYETFGFEPVDEREVFDFRVVRYRLPVNRA, from the coding sequence ATGACTGAACTCGTGCCGTTCACGCGGGGGGACCTTCAGGCCGCCGCCGGGGTGGTGGAGGCGACAGCGCGGCATCAGGAGGCGCTGGGCCGCACCCTCTGGCCACCCGCGAGCGTCACGCCCGAGCGGCTGGCGCGGCACTACCCGGCCCCGACGTGGCACGTCGCGTGGCGGGGCGGCGCGGCGGTCGGGGCGTTCAGCCTGCTGGAGTCGGACCCGCCCTTCTGGCCGGACGATCCGCCCGGCGAGGCGCTGTACCTGCACAAGCTGGCCGTTCACCCCGCCTGCCAGGGGCAGGGGCTGGCGCACACGCTGCTGGAGCACGCCGTGCAGGTCACGCGCGCGTCGGGTCGGCCCTGGCTGAAGCTGGATACGGCGGCCAGTCGCCCCGCCCTGCGCCGCCTATACGAGACGTTCGGATTCGAGCCGGTGGACGAACGGGAGGTCTTCGACTTCCGGGTGGTGCGCTACCGCCTGCCGGTGAACCGGGCCTGA
- a CDS encoding carbohydrate kinase, with protein sequence MSLPQNDLPLIVSAGEALTDLVTAGGNAWHAHPGGAGWNVARACASLGVPSAFAGAVGGDNFGDDLTRASQDAGLDLRFLQRVPAPTLMAVVYSANPPAYRFLGENSADLHFDPTRLPDGWLRAARWLHVGGISLSRWPLADTLLGLIESARAAGVRISFDPNARITHRHPDYPAVFEQVARRADLMKFSDEDLAFFFPGQSEDDVMRRLRGLNAKAPIVITRGAQGASLYHSAGRADLPAAPVQVVDTVGAGDALCAGLLVSATENAGALWTEHLRVGLAAAAAACAHAGAYAPTRADLDLD encoded by the coding sequence ATGTCCCTGCCCCAGAACGACCTGCCCCTGATTGTCAGCGCCGGTGAGGCCCTGACCGACCTCGTGACCGCCGGTGGGAACGCCTGGCACGCCCACCCCGGCGGGGCCGGGTGGAACGTCGCGCGGGCCTGCGCGTCCCTGGGGGTGCCCAGCGCCTTCGCGGGCGCGGTCGGGGGGGACAACTTCGGGGACGACCTGACCCGCGCCTCGCAGGACGCCGGGCTGGACCTGCGCTTCCTGCAGCGCGTCCCGGCGCCCACCCTGATGGCCGTCGTGTACTCCGCGAATCCACCCGCGTACCGCTTCCTGGGTGAGAACAGCGCCGACCTGCACTTCGACCCCACCCGCCTCCCGGACGGCTGGCTGCGCGCGGCCCGCTGGCTGCACGTGGGCGGCATCAGCCTGAGCCGCTGGCCGCTGGCGGACACCCTGCTGGGCCTGATCGAATCGGCCCGCGCGGCCGGCGTGCGCATCAGTTTCGACCCGAACGCCCGCATCACGCACCGCCACCCGGACTACCCGGCGGTGTTCGAGCAGGTCGCCCGCCGCGCCGACCTGATGAAGTTCAGTGACGAGGACCTCGCGTTCTTCTTCCCCGGTCAGTCCGAGGACGACGTCATGCGGCGCCTGCGCGGCCTGAACGCGAAGGCCCCGATCGTGATCACGCGCGGCGCGCAGGGCGCGAGCCTGTACCACAGCGCGGGCCGCGCCGACCTCCCGGCCGCGCCCGTGCAGGTCGTGGACACCGTCGGTGCCGGGGACGCCCTGTGCGCCGGGCTGCTCGTCAGCGCCACCGAGAACGCCGGCGCCCTGTGGACCGAGCACCTGCGGGTGGGTCTGGCCGCCGCCGCCGCCGCCTGCGCGCACGCCGGGGCGTACGCCCCCACCCGCGCGGACCTCGACCTCGACTGA
- a CDS encoding HD-GYP domain-containing protein, producing MPRSPIWSTLVLIGAAALMVYAAWQHHPALMAGAALTMAAATVSASDLTRLLPLAAYTVAFLISLVLPGARLGPLDLLAALLTLGGLGFRILQEQATARQLAWQRNTIAALHAGSERLADARDADAIIRAGIGILDKLQVAPNLAFVAYRQGTPHILAAKGAFEPFLERPIHPSDNDSRSVQADHWVAEEALALLKKPQRRHYHVAPVYGRASNHLGVLIITRSTPEAFDDEEKSVVASFARLLGAQLGQWNAIRDLRDANDLTLRSLGAALEHRDDDTGGHTSRVVNLSVRLARRLGWDEDQVKALRWGAYLHDLGKLAIPDAVLHKRGPLDHEERRVIQTHTTIGYDMLQDLHFLPAETLDLVRYHHERWDGTGYPSGLRGQNIPDTARLFTIVDVFDALTNARPYKPAWTRDRAISEIRLQGGRQFDPQYVDAFLRMMAEHDEAHLVV from the coding sequence GTGCCCCGTTCGCCCATCTGGTCCACCCTGGTGCTGATCGGCGCTGCTGCACTGATGGTCTACGCCGCATGGCAGCACCACCCTGCCCTGATGGCGGGCGCCGCACTCACCATGGCGGCCGCCACCGTCAGCGCCTCCGATCTGACCCGACTGCTTCCCCTGGCCGCGTACACCGTGGCCTTCCTGATCTCACTCGTGCTGCCCGGCGCCCGCCTGGGCCCACTGGACCTGCTCGCGGCCCTGCTGACCCTGGGCGGCCTGGGCTTCCGCATCCTGCAGGAGCAGGCGACCGCCCGGCAGCTCGCGTGGCAGCGAAACACCATCGCCGCGCTGCACGCCGGCAGCGAACGCCTCGCGGACGCCCGCGACGCCGACGCGATCATCAGGGCGGGCATCGGCATCCTGGACAAACTCCAGGTCGCGCCGAACCTCGCCTTCGTCGCGTACCGGCAGGGTACTCCGCACATCCTGGCCGCCAAGGGCGCCTTCGAACCGTTCCTGGAACGCCCCATCCATCCCAGCGACAACGACAGCCGCAGCGTCCAGGCGGACCACTGGGTGGCCGAGGAAGCCCTGGCCCTCCTGAAGAAACCGCAGCGTCGCCACTACCACGTCGCCCCGGTGTACGGCCGCGCGTCGAACCACCTGGGCGTGCTGATCATCACCCGCAGCACCCCGGAAGCCTTCGACGACGAGGAAAAGAGCGTCGTGGCATCCTTCGCCCGCCTGCTCGGCGCGCAGCTGGGCCAGTGGAACGCCATCCGCGACCTGCGCGACGCGAACGACCTGACCCTGCGCTCGCTGGGCGCCGCGCTGGAACACCGCGACGACGACACCGGCGGGCACACCAGCCGCGTCGTGAACCTCAGCGTGCGCCTCGCGCGGCGCCTGGGCTGGGACGAGGATCAGGTCAAGGCGCTGCGCTGGGGCGCGTACCTGCACGACCTGGGCAAACTCGCCATTCCCGACGCGGTGCTGCACAAACGCGGCCCGCTGGACCACGAGGAACGCCGCGTCATCCAGACGCACACCACCATCGGCTACGACATGCTGCAGGACCTGCACTTCCTGCCCGCCGAGACGCTGGACCTCGTGCGGTACCACCATGAACGCTGGGACGGCACCGGGTACCCCAGCGGCCTGCGCGGGCAGAACATTCCCGACACCGCGCGGCTGTTCACCATCGTGGACGTGTTCGACGCCCTGACGAACGCCCGGCCGTACAAACCCGCCTGGACCCGCGACCGCGCGATCAGCGAGATCCGCCTGCAGGGCGGGCGGCAGTTCGATCCGCAGTATGTGGATGCCTTCCTGCGCATGATGGCCGAGCACGACGAGGCGCACCTCGTGGTGTGA
- the panD gene encoding aspartate 1-decarboxylase, giving the protein MERIMFRAKIHRATVTQADLDYVGSITIDQDLLDAADILVNERVDIYNITNGNRLSTYALSGPRGSGVIGINGAAAHLVNPGDLVIIAAYGHYSDEEARALEPHVVHVDARNRQIQLQPA; this is encoded by the coding sequence GTGGAACGCATCATGTTCAGGGCCAAGATTCACCGCGCCACCGTCACCCAGGCCGACCTCGACTACGTCGGGAGCATCACCATCGACCAGGACCTGCTCGACGCGGCGGACATCCTCGTGAACGAACGGGTGGACATCTACAACATCACCAACGGCAACCGCCTGAGCACCTACGCCCTGAGCGGCCCGCGCGGCAGCGGCGTGATCGGCATCAACGGCGCCGCCGCGCACCTCGTGAACCCCGGCGATCTCGTGATCATCGCCGCGTACGGCCACTACAGCGACGAGGAAGCCCGCGCGCTGGAACCGCACGTCGTGCACGTGGACGCCCGCAACCGCCAGATCCAGCTGCAACCCGCCTGA
- a CDS encoding NFACT family protein: MEGLMLARVLRDLTAQLPLRTLGWAFPDETTAALLLDGPRLGGQTNLVLSYRPPQPVVYLSRERLRGDPRSPFQRFLAARVRGDLLRAGQLKLDRVIALNFAGETGFVDQPPTRLLFEVTGRNANLLVLDEGEGFEGRIVMAAREITGSRNRFRTIRTGGRYTPPPPYEKLDPRTLSPEQAQTLRHVPIGRWREQLDGMGPLLGAELARRADLTPDSPPGEAWAQALAAVQSLVTDPTVSEGALQDGAREAARGEKAATLRKSLREPLDKRVTLLRNQLADVTRAEAGLTDAARDREEADLLMAYAHTVPTGASSVLLPAFDGTGERPIALEPMLSAVQNAEKRYARARRREDVYLRLAEREEPLRAELAEAEARVQALDTADLPDLEALNTRVQQERPEKSPYGTRFTTPSGLEALVGRNNKENATLTHRVGRSMDWWFHAQGYPGSHVLVRSGARDLDLPDILYAARLAAANSKARGSSNVPVDYTRIKHVWKPRGAPAGQVHYTDQKTVFVDGTLPE; encoded by the coding sequence GTGGAAGGCCTGATGCTGGCGCGCGTGCTGCGCGACCTGACCGCGCAGTTGCCGCTGCGCACCCTGGGCTGGGCCTTCCCGGACGAGACGACCGCCGCGCTGCTCCTCGACGGCCCGCGGCTGGGCGGTCAGACCAATCTGGTGCTGTCCTACCGCCCGCCGCAGCCCGTGGTGTACCTGTCGCGCGAACGGCTGCGCGGCGACCCCCGCAGCCCCTTCCAGCGTTTCCTGGCCGCGCGGGTGCGGGGGGACCTGCTGCGCGCCGGGCAGCTGAAGCTCGACCGGGTGATCGCCCTGAATTTCGCGGGCGAGACCGGTTTCGTGGACCAGCCCCCCACCCGGCTGCTGTTCGAGGTGACGGGCCGCAACGCGAACCTCCTCGTGCTGGACGAGGGCGAGGGTTTCGAGGGCCGCATCGTCATGGCCGCGCGCGAGATCACCGGCAGCCGCAACCGCTTCCGCACCATCCGCACCGGGGGGCGCTACACGCCGCCGCCGCCCTACGAGAAGCTCGACCCGCGCACCCTGAGCCCCGAACAGGCGCAGACCCTCCGGCACGTGCCCATCGGACGCTGGCGCGAGCAGCTGGACGGCATGGGACCCCTGCTGGGCGCGGAACTCGCCCGCCGGGCCGACCTCACCCCCGACAGCCCGCCCGGCGAGGCGTGGGCCCAGGCCCTGGCCGCCGTGCAGTCCCTGGTCACCGACCCGACCGTCAGCGAGGGCGCCCTGCAGGACGGCGCCCGCGAGGCCGCGCGGGGCGAGAAGGCCGCCACCCTACGCAAGTCGCTGCGCGAACCGCTCGACAAGCGCGTGACGCTGCTGCGTAACCAGCTCGCGGACGTCACCCGCGCCGAGGCGGGCCTCACGGACGCCGCCCGCGACCGGGAGGAAGCCGACCTGCTCATGGCCTACGCCCACACGGTCCCCACCGGCGCCAGCAGCGTGCTGCTACCCGCCTTCGACGGGACCGGCGAGCGGCCCATTGCCCTGGAACCCATGCTGAGCGCCGTGCAGAACGCCGAGAAACGCTACGCCCGCGCCCGCCGCCGCGAGGACGTGTACCTGCGCCTCGCCGAACGCGAGGAGCCCCTGCGCGCCGAACTGGCCGAGGCCGAGGCCCGCGTGCAGGCCCTGGACACCGCCGACCTGCCCGACCTTGAAGCCCTGAACACCCGCGTGCAGCAGGAACGCCCCGAGAAGAGCCCCTACGGCACGCGCTTCACCACGCCCAGTGGCCTGGAGGCGCTGGTGGGCCGCAACAACAAGGAGAACGCCACCCTGACCCACCGCGTCGGCCGCAGCATGGACTGGTGGTTCCACGCGCAGGGCTACCCCGGCAGTCACGTTCTCGTGCGCAGCGGCGCACGCGACCTGGACCTGCCGGACATCCTGTACGCCGCCCGGCTGGCCGCCGCGAACAGTAAGGCGCGCGGCAGCAGCAACGTGCCCGTGGACTACACCCGCATCAAGCACGTCTGGAAACCACGCGGCGCGCCCGCCGGACAGGTGCACTACACCGACCAGAAGACCGTGTTCGTGGACGGCACCCTGCCCGAATAG
- a CDS encoding outer membrane protein assembly factor translates to MRHPLTLAVTVLLAAPAVAQTAGTVQDVTVVGTSELLANFIRATLSTQTGTPLSSVNLRQVEQEVVASGYFKSAVAELRSVGGKDTLVITVVPNPTIKDVTITGLTFLPAEGFKKSVADLLNIAPGATLNGQRIDEAKTALAQNFQQEGYPFAPSISAEVKTETDGSVTVNFVVEETTPITRVEVDGVTLLPATQVSAIFKPLYDARRFTPDAYYGAVQQLQQAYDDAGYLQAGVDVAGSTLEGGVLKVRVIEGRVQAVNLDDLGNPQVTLQTQAGQPISLSKLQADVRTLSNQTGKPVGFAIQPDPQNPAQVNVFFGSAGVETGPVKAVVIQGNTLIPTATLQAAVKTGVGDVYSPQLAQQDFMALRDAYRKQGYEISTRDAISFKDGTLTYAVREVKVAAYELQWQGAHNTKDRVITRELPAPGSAFNRNELNAAIGRIARLGFVRVTTESVRADPQNPESITYVLGVAETKTGIPVTLGLTYDQFNGGFAGDAGYTNSNVFGLGHNLTASLGGQQNEAGQNLVGNANYTIPWLDVDFLDFRKTPTSVSFGVGSNVNGNNALFSKDTDTPARADTGWDYTTRDTGFSVSAGRSLAKNLSGSVGVGLSYKTYYLEPLQSGDKNTVTYKDAAGNDQTRTFTEADAAALVPDTNLTTRLSSGLSYDSSTGGEFPDSGVRASVGAAYSFGRQGETPLRWTTLSGGASTYYGFGRTIEKDLGVSNKQQVFAVRANAGTVLGLDTAPAGTGYAIGGGSVNTPFQLRGLKDGELFGTNYFTTSAEYRYDFGLKAGIAQGLYGVVFADAGTAWGGSATNTDPSLKYGFGAGAQLNLGIGGALLPSLRFDYGFSPQTGTGKFYFRIGNFW, encoded by the coding sequence ATGCGACACCCCCTGACGCTCGCCGTGACCGTCCTTCTTGCCGCGCCCGCCGTCGCCCAGACCGCAGGCACCGTGCAGGACGTGACCGTGGTCGGCACCAGCGAACTGCTGGCCAACTTTATCCGCGCCACCCTCAGCACCCAGACCGGCACGCCCCTGAGCAGCGTGAACCTCCGCCAGGTGGAACAGGAGGTCGTCGCCAGCGGGTACTTCAAGAGCGCCGTCGCCGAACTGCGCAGCGTGGGCGGCAAGGACACCCTGGTCATCACGGTCGTTCCCAACCCCACCATCAAGGACGTCACCATCACCGGCCTGACCTTCCTGCCCGCCGAGGGCTTCAAGAAGAGTGTCGCCGACCTCCTGAACATCGCCCCCGGCGCCACCCTGAATGGCCAGCGCATCGACGAGGCCAAGACGGCCCTGGCGCAGAACTTCCAGCAGGAAGGCTACCCCTTCGCGCCCAGCATCAGCGCCGAAGTGAAGACCGAAACCGACGGCAGCGTCACCGTGAACTTCGTCGTGGAGGAAACCACCCCCATCACCCGCGTGGAGGTCGACGGCGTCACCCTGCTGCCCGCCACGCAGGTCAGCGCGATCTTCAAACCCCTGTACGACGCCAGACGCTTCACGCCCGACGCGTACTACGGCGCCGTGCAGCAGCTCCAGCAGGCCTACGACGACGCCGGGTACCTCCAGGCCGGCGTGGACGTCGCGGGCAGCACCCTGGAAGGCGGCGTGCTGAAAGTCAGGGTCATCGAGGGCCGCGTGCAGGCCGTGAACCTCGACGATCTCGGCAACCCCCAGGTCACCCTGCAGACCCAGGCCGGGCAGCCCATCAGCCTGAGCAAACTCCAGGCGGACGTCCGCACCCTGTCCAACCAGACCGGCAAACCCGTGGGCTTCGCCATCCAGCCCGACCCGCAGAACCCCGCGCAGGTCAACGTGTTCTTCGGGTCCGCCGGCGTCGAGACCGGCCCGGTCAAGGCGGTCGTCATCCAGGGCAACACCCTGATCCCCACCGCGACCCTGCAGGCCGCCGTGAAGACCGGCGTGGGCGACGTGTACTCCCCGCAGCTGGCCCAGCAGGACTTCATGGCGCTGCGTGACGCCTACCGCAAGCAGGGCTACGAGATCAGCACCCGCGACGCGATCAGCTTCAAGGACGGCACCCTGACCTATGCGGTGCGCGAGGTGAAGGTCGCCGCGTACGAACTGCAGTGGCAGGGCGCGCACAATACCAAGGACCGCGTCATCACCCGCGAACTGCCCGCCCCCGGCAGCGCCTTCAACCGCAACGAACTGAACGCCGCCATCGGCCGCATCGCCCGCCTGGGCTTCGTGCGCGTCACCACCGAGAGCGTCCGCGCCGACCCGCAGAACCCCGAGAGCATCACCTATGTGCTGGGCGTCGCCGAGACCAAGACCGGCATTCCCGTCACGCTGGGCCTGACCTACGACCAGTTCAACGGCGGCTTCGCCGGGGACGCCGGGTACACGAACAGCAACGTCTTCGGCCTGGGCCACAACCTGACGGCCAGCCTGGGCGGCCAGCAGAACGAGGCCGGACAGAACCTCGTCGGGAACGCCAACTACACCATCCCCTGGCTGGACGTGGACTTCCTCGACTTCCGCAAGACGCCCACCAGCGTCAGCTTCGGGGTGGGCAGCAACGTCAACGGGAACAACGCCCTGTTCAGCAAGGACACCGACACGCCGGCCCGCGCCGACACCGGCTGGGACTACACCACCCGTGACACCGGCTTCAGCGTCAGCGCCGGGCGCAGCCTCGCGAAGAACCTGTCCGGCAGCGTCGGCGTGGGCCTCAGCTACAAGACGTACTACCTCGAACCGCTCCAGAGCGGCGACAAGAACACCGTCACGTACAAGGACGCCGCCGGGAACGACCAGACCCGCACCTTCACCGAGGCAGACGCCGCCGCGCTGGTGCCCGACACCAACCTCACGACCCGCCTGTCCAGCGGCCTGAGCTACGACAGCTCCACGGGCGGCGAATTCCCCGACAGTGGCGTGCGCGCCAGCGTCGGCGCCGCTTACAGCTTCGGCCGTCAGGGAGAGACGCCCCTGCGCTGGACCACCCTGAGCGGCGGGGCCAGCACCTACTACGGCTTCGGCCGCACCATCGAGAAGGACCTGGGCGTCAGCAACAAGCAGCAGGTGTTCGCCGTGCGCGCCAACGCCGGGACTGTCCTGGGCCTGGACACCGCGCCCGCCGGAACCGGCTACGCCATCGGCGGCGGCAGCGTGAACACGCCCTTCCAGCTGCGCGGCCTGAAGGACGGCGAACTGTTCGGCACGAACTACTTCACCACCAGCGCCGAGTACCGCTACGACTTCGGCCTGAAAGCCGGGATCGCGCAGGGCCTGTACGGCGTGGTCTTCGCCGACGCCGGAACCGCCTGGGGCGGCAGCGCCACGAATACCGACCCCAGCCTGAAGTACGGCTTCGGGGCCGGCGCGCAGCTGAACCTCGGGATCGGGGGGGCGCTGCTGCCCAGCCTGCGCTTCGACTACGGCTTCAGCCCCCAGACCGGCACCGGGAAGTTCTACTTCCGCATCGGCAACTTCTGGTAA
- a CDS encoding alanine racemase, with product MSLPEVLAGIRAAEAAAGRPEGSARLVAVTKGQDLDAIDRCVLSYGAFPLGEGRAQELRDKSTLRPDLEWHFIGSLQRNKVKYLRHVSLVHSIEAAWQAEAIAQAAQGWGRAPELLLQLHNGEAQKHGLEGHELPGALREVQATGLTVRGLMVMAPDLDDLPPTERDARLKHLFTDTARRAHDLGLSELSMGMSGDYPHAVAAGATLVRVGRSLFT from the coding sequence ATGAGCCTCCCGGAGGTCCTGGCGGGCATCCGCGCGGCCGAGGCGGCGGCGGGCCGCCCCGAGGGCAGCGCGCGGCTGGTCGCCGTGACGAAGGGTCAGGACCTGGACGCCATCGACCGCTGCGTGCTCTCATACGGGGCGTTCCCGCTGGGCGAGGGCCGCGCGCAGGAGCTGAGGGACAAGTCCACGCTGCGCCCGGACCTGGAATGGCATTTCATCGGGTCGCTGCAGCGCAACAAGGTGAAGTACCTGCGGCACGTCTCGCTGGTGCATTCCATCGAGGCGGCGTGGCAGGCCGAGGCGATCGCGCAGGCGGCGCAGGGCTGGGGCCGCGCGCCGGAGCTGCTGCTGCAGCTGCACAACGGCGAGGCGCAGAAGCACGGCCTGGAGGGGCACGAGCTGCCGGGTGCGCTGCGCGAGGTGCAGGCGACCGGGCTGACCGTGCGGGGACTGATGGTGATGGCCCCCGACCTGGACGACCTGCCGCCCACCGAGCGCGACGCGCGGCTGAAGCACCTGTTTACGGACACGGCCCGGCGCGCGCATGATCTGGGTCTGTCAGAGTTGAGCATGGGCATGAGCGGGGATTACCCGCACGCCGTCGCGGCTGGAGCCACCCTGGTCAGGGTGGGAAGGAGTCTGTTCACGTGA
- a CDS encoding DivIVA domain-containing protein has protein sequence MKFTPLDVRHQEFPTRMGGYERSGVRAFLNDLADDLEAQLQQHQLTLERVSMLEKELEAQRQNEDEIRRAVIAAERISHELRENAAREADLMVAQATTERDGLMREVESRRAELESGHQARLAALEAAFRGRFADLERDHHTLTLERERAQAARLAELERAFSERHADLNARLTAARQEYSQFLSGYRALVASFSELAARHAPPEDVALTAPRLDQLRAAPAELPPAAPDAAAPNAAAPNAAAQESTPAAQAAPTEPTLQAAPVAGMPVAGAAPLSGHALVNPVATPAAKAEPEDRPVRLEAQQFL, from the coding sequence GTGAAATTCACCCCTCTTGATGTGCGTCACCAGGAATTCCCCACCCGGATGGGCGGGTACGAACGCAGTGGCGTGCGCGCCTTCCTGAACGATCTGGCCGATGATCTCGAAGCGCAGCTGCAGCAGCACCAGCTGACCCTTGAGCGCGTCTCGATGCTGGAAAAGGAACTGGAGGCCCAGCGGCAGAACGAGGACGAGATCCGCCGGGCCGTGATCGCTGCCGAGCGCATCTCGCACGAGTTGCGGGAGAACGCGGCGCGCGAGGCGGACCTGATGGTCGCGCAGGCCACGACTGAACGCGACGGGCTGATGCGTGAGGTCGAGTCGCGCCGCGCGGAACTGGAGTCCGGGCATCAGGCGCGCCTCGCGGCGCTGGAAGCGGCGTTCCGGGGACGGTTCGCGGATCTGGAACGCGACCACCACACGCTGACGCTGGAGCGCGAACGGGCGCAGGCGGCGCGGCTGGCGGAACTGGAACGGGCGTTCAGCGAGCGGCACGCGGACCTGAACGCCCGTCTGACGGCGGCGCGGCAGGAGTACTCGCAGTTCCTGAGCGGGTACCGGGCGCTCGTGGCGTCGTTCTCGGAACTCGCCGCGCGGCACGCCCCACCCGAGGACGTGGCCCTGACGGCGCCGCGTCTGGATCAGCTGCGCGCCGCCCCGGCCGAGCTGCCCCCGGCGGCCCCGGACGCGGCGGCCCCGAACGCGGCGGCCCCGAACGCGGCGGCCCAGGAGTCGACCCCGGCGGCCCAGGCGGCGCCGACGGAACCGACTCTTCAGGCGGCGCCAGTCGCGGGGATGCCAGTCGCGGGGGCGGCCCCGCTGTCCGGGCACGCGCTGGTCAACCCGGTGGCGACCCCCGCAGCGAAGGCCGAGCCGGAGGACCGACCCGTGCGGCTGGAGGCGCAGCAGTTCCTGTGA
- a CDS encoding cytochrome P450: protein MSALTSALPTFALPVADPAFVRDPYPLLARLRAETPVFFDPGMNRVVLTRHANISAVLRDRRFGRSALHRFSRDELGWPLPDPRQANFDAFNSNHLLDSEPPKHTRLRSLVGLAFTPRRVEALSERIEVILDAQLRDLGRQGPFDLVEGYAEPLPVTVIAELLGVPHEHRAQLRPWSASIVKLYEPAPTPADQDEAEQAVLDFSALLRELVAQRRAQPQDDLITALVQAEEGGDRLTEQELIDTCILLLNAGHEASVNGLTAGVLALQRDRRHWEGLVAQAHEPDSLGVFRRAVEELLRFDTPLPMFERIVLEPLTLHGADLKPGDRVSLLYASGNRDPQRFDAPDELRLDRDPNPHLTFGLGIHYCLGAPLARLELALSLRALCRALPDLRLVDPQEPGQYTGGFVIRGLARLDVQAG, encoded by the coding sequence GTGAGCGCCCTGACCTCTGCCCTGCCGACGTTCGCGCTGCCGGTGGCGGACCCGGCGTTCGTGCGGGACCCCTACCCGCTGCTCGCGCGGCTGCGGGCCGAGACGCCGGTGTTCTTCGATCCGGGCATGAACCGGGTGGTGCTGACCCGGCACGCGAACATCAGTGCCGTGCTGCGCGACCGGCGCTTCGGGCGCAGCGCCCTGCACCGCTTCTCGCGCGACGAGCTGGGCTGGCCGCTGCCGGACCCCCGGCAGGCGAACTTCGACGCGTTCAACAGCAATCACCTGCTGGACAGCGAGCCGCCTAAGCACACGCGCCTGCGGTCGCTGGTGGGGCTGGCGTTCACGCCCCGCCGCGTGGAGGCCCTCTCGGAGCGGATCGAGGTGATTCTGGACGCGCAGCTGCGTGACCTGGGGCGCCAGGGGCCGTTCGATCTGGTCGAGGGCTACGCCGAGCCGCTGCCCGTGACGGTCATCGCGGAGCTGCTGGGCGTGCCGCACGAGCACCGCGCGCAGCTGCGGCCCTGGTCGGCGTCGATCGTGAAGCTGTACGAACCCGCCCCCACGCCCGCCGATCAGGACGAGGCCGAGCAGGCCGTGCTGGACTTCAGCGCGCTGCTGCGGGAACTGGTCGCGCAGCGCCGCGCGCAGCCGCAGGACGACCTGATCACGGCGCTCGTGCAGGCCGAGGAAGGCGGGGACCGCCTGACCGAGCAGGAACTGATCGACACCTGCATCCTCCTGCTGAACGCCGGGCACGAGGCCAGCGTGAACGGCCTGACGGCGGGCGTGCTGGCCCTGCAACGCGACCGCCGTCACTGGGAGGGCCTCGTGGCGCAGGCGCATGAGCCGGACAGCCTGGGTGTGTTCCGCCGGGCGGTCGAGGAACTGCTGCGTTTCGACACGCCCCTGCCGATGTTCGAACGGATCGTGCTGGAACCCCTGACGCTGCACGGCGCGGACCTGAAACCCGGCGACCGCGTGAGCCTGCTGTACGCCAGCGGAAACCGCGACCCGCAGCGTTTCGACGCGCCGGACGAGCTGCGCCTGGACCGCGATCCGAACCCGCACCTGACGTTCGGGCTGGGCATCCACTACTGCCTGGGCGCGCCGCTGGCCCGGCTTGAACTCGCCCTGAGCCTGCGGGCGCTGTGCCGCGCCCTGCCGGACCTGCGCCTCGTGGACCCGCAGGAGCCGGGGCAGTACACCGGGGGCTTCGTGATCCGGGGACTGGCGCGGCTGGACGTGCAGGCCGGGTGA